Proteins from a genomic interval of Candidatus Nanosynbacter sp. HMT-352:
- a CDS encoding glycosyltransferase family 2 protein, whose translation MKKVCIIIPAYNEAPVIKNVIKKSKRIFSEAKKEYSIDVVLINDGSKDDTLEQAKKGGAIVIDHILNSGAGGATLTGLAYARQNNYDIAATMDADGQHDPEDVLAGIKKISTSNIDLLIGSRLINSDGMSKTKILGNKGLSFITYVLFGTNVTDSQSGLRIYSRKAIDNLDWKSTGYEFCSEMIWRAKQSGMNIAEYPIKAIYTDYSRSKGQNNWNAINIVKRLFKQRLTELFE comes from the coding sequence ATGAAAAAAGTTTGTATTATCATTCCTGCCTACAATGAAGCTCCTGTTATAAAAAATGTTATTAAAAAATCTAAGAGAATATTTTCAGAGGCTAAAAAAGAATATTCTATTGATGTAGTGCTAATTAATGACGGATCCAAAGACGACACTCTTGAGCAAGCTAAAAAAGGCGGCGCAATAGTTATTGATCATATATTGAATTCCGGAGCTGGAGGCGCCACATTAACCGGCCTCGCCTACGCTCGACAAAATAATTATGACATTGCCGCTACTATGGATGCCGACGGTCAACACGACCCAGAAGATGTTTTAGCTGGAATTAAAAAAATCTCCACTTCTAATATAGATCTATTGATTGGTAGTCGACTAATTAACAGTGACGGCATGTCAAAAACAAAAATTTTAGGAAATAAAGGATTAAGCTTCATTACTTATGTTTTATTCGGGACTAACGTTACAGACTCACAATCTGGCCTACGAATCTACTCACGAAAAGCAATCGATAATCTTGACTGGAAATCTACTGGATATGAATTTTGCTCTGAAATGATCTGGCGTGCCAAACAGTCTGGAATGAATATTGCCGAGTACCCAATTAAAGCTATTTACACCGACTATTCTCGCTCCAAAGGACAAAACAACTGGAATGCTATTAATATTGTCAAGCGATTATTTAAACAACGTTTAACGGAGTTATTTGAATGA
- the rfbA gene encoding glucose-1-phosphate thymidylyltransferase RfbA — protein MKGIILAGGSGTRLWPITQAISKQLMPIYDKPMIYYPLTTLMQAGIRDILVITTPDDQDGFKRLLGNGSQWGINLEYAVQPTPDGLAQAFIIGEDFIGDDKVALVLGDNIFYGERLDESLRECTNPDGGTVFAYKVSDPERYGVVEFDDQNQAISIEEKPTSPKSHFAVVGLYFYDNDVVEIAKNVKPSARGELEITSINAEYLRRGKLQVQTLDNGDVWLDTGTIDSLTDASDFVRVIQKRTGRIIGSPEKIAFYNGWISKDQLKNLSEPLAKSGYGSYFTRLINK, from the coding sequence ATGAAAGGAATAATTTTAGCGGGTGGATCGGGTACGCGATTATGGCCAATTACTCAGGCCATAAGCAAGCAATTAATGCCTATTTATGACAAGCCAATGATTTATTATCCGCTTACCACATTAATGCAAGCGGGAATTCGTGACATTCTCGTAATTACCACTCCAGACGATCAAGACGGCTTCAAGAGGCTTCTTGGCAATGGATCACAATGGGGCATAAATCTGGAATACGCTGTTCAACCCACTCCAGATGGTCTGGCGCAAGCTTTTATTATTGGTGAAGATTTTATTGGTGACGATAAAGTAGCTCTAGTGCTGGGAGATAATATATTTTATGGAGAGCGTTTAGATGAGTCTCTGCGGGAATGCACAAATCCCGACGGAGGCACGGTTTTTGCCTACAAAGTATCTGACCCAGAAAGATATGGTGTCGTTGAATTTGATGACCAAAATCAGGCAATATCAATTGAAGAAAAACCAACTTCCCCAAAATCCCACTTCGCAGTTGTCGGCTTATATTTTTACGATAATGACGTAGTAGAGATTGCTAAAAACGTAAAGCCATCAGCTCGAGGGGAATTAGAAATTACATCCATTAATGCAGAATATTTACGTCGCGGTAAATTGCAAGTTCAAACCTTAGATAATGGAGACGTTTGGTTGGATACAGGAACGATTGACAGCTTAACTGATGCATCCGACTTCGTTAGAGTTATCCAAAAACGAACCGGTAGGATTATTGGCAGTCCTGAAAAAATCGCCTTTTACAACGGTTGGATCTCTAAAGATCAGCTAAAAAATCTATCCGAACCACTTGCTAAATCTGGATATGGTAGTTATTTTACAAGATTAATTAATAAATAA
- the rfbB gene encoding dTDP-glucose 4,6-dehydratase: MTKMLVTGGAGFIGSNFVHYTVKHKPEYEVTVIDKLTYAGNRANLETVADQITFVEGDICDAELIDKLVAENDIVVHFAAESHNDNSLRNPWPFVETNIIGTYTILEAIRKHNKRLHHISTDEVFGDLELDDPNRFTEDTPYKPSSPYSSTKASSDMLVRAWIRSFGIKATISNCSNNYGPYQHIEKFIPRQITNILSDIKPKLYGTGEQVRDWIHVDDHNSAVHLILEKGVLGETYIIGADNDHVNNKMVIELICELMGKGKDWYEHVNDRPGHDMRYAMDSSKLRRELGWQPQYTDNKTGMHDGLMQTINWYREHEDWWRAQKDAVEAAYAKQGQ, from the coding sequence ATGACAAAGATGCTAGTCACGGGAGGCGCGGGATTCATTGGCTCGAATTTTGTGCATTACACCGTAAAACACAAGCCAGAATATGAAGTCACTGTTATTGACAAATTAACCTACGCCGGAAATCGTGCTAATTTGGAAACTGTAGCTGACCAAATTACATTCGTAGAAGGCGATATTTGTGACGCCGAATTAATAGACAAATTAGTCGCTGAAAATGACATAGTTGTACACTTCGCCGCCGAAAGTCACAATGATAATTCTTTACGTAATCCATGGCCATTTGTTGAAACAAATATAATTGGTACGTATACCATTCTAGAGGCTATTCGAAAACATAATAAGAGATTACATCACATCTCAACTGATGAGGTTTTTGGTGATCTAGAGCTTGATGATCCAAATCGCTTCACAGAGGACACTCCATACAAGCCTTCCAGCCCCTACTCTAGCACTAAAGCTTCCAGCGACATGCTAGTTCGTGCCTGGATTCGTAGTTTTGGTATTAAAGCAACTATCTCAAACTGCTCTAACAATTACGGACCATACCAACATATTGAAAAGTTTATTCCGCGTCAGATTACCAATATTTTAAGTGATATCAAGCCAAAACTTTACGGTACTGGCGAACAAGTACGCGACTGGATTCATGTTGATGATCATAACTCAGCGGTTCATTTAATCCTAGAAAAAGGCGTTCTAGGAGAAACCTACATCATTGGTGCAGATAATGATCACGTTAATAATAAGATGGTGATTGAATTGATTTGTGAACTAATGGGTAAAGGTAAAGATTGGTACGAACATGTCAACGATCGTCCAGGTCATGATATGCGCTACGCAATGGACTCCAGCAAGTTACGCCGCGAGTTAGGATGGCAACCGCAATACACAGATAATAAAACAGGCATGCACGATGGGTTAATGCAAACTATTAACTGGTATCGCGAACACGAAGACTGGTGGCGCGCCCAAAAAGACGCCGTTGAAGCAGCTTATGCAAAACAAGGACAATAA
- a CDS encoding adenylyltransferase/cytidyltransferase family protein — protein MKVVIVSGYFNPLHGGHLDMIEAAAKMGDYLIVVVNNDKQQLLKKGKIILNEENRLRLMRSLKGVDRVMLSIDENPPVTETLEMIARQYPGCQLVFANGGDRSAPEVVPERDVCEKYNIEMVYGVGGSNKADSSTRINQATGQES, from the coding sequence ATGAAAGTTGTAATTGTTAGCGGCTATTTTAATCCATTGCACGGTGGACATTTAGATATGATTGAGGCGGCTGCAAAAATGGGTGATTATTTGATTGTAGTGGTGAATAACGACAAACAGCAATTGCTAAAAAAAGGAAAAATTATTCTTAATGAAGAAAATCGACTCCGCTTAATGCGATCATTAAAGGGCGTGGATCGGGTGATGCTTTCTATTGATGAGAATCCTCCGGTTACTGAAACCTTAGAGATGATCGCTCGGCAATATCCGGGATGTCAATTGGTGTTTGCAAATGGTGGCGATAGATCAGCACCGGAAGTTGTTCCAGAGCGTGATGTTTGCGAAAAGTACAACATTGAAATGGTCTATGGAGTTGGCGGCTCAAATAAAGCAGACTCGTCTACTCGAATTAATCAAGCTACTGGACAGGAAAGCTAG
- a CDS encoding glycosyltransferase family 4 protein has product MKIVIDARTLRTSTGRYIERLIHYLQKIDNKNDYVILLKPKDFDGWQPSNSRFKKVICPYKEYTFAEQIGFKKQLESLHPDLVHFAMVQQPVWYNSSPVVTTMQDLTTVRFKNPDKNPVVFWIKQQIYKWVNKKVAKKSSHIITISNFVKNDLIKFTGVNPEKITVTLESADELPKGNEPVDELIGKKFIMYIGRPTPHKNLRRLIDAFALLQEKYPDLTLALAGKKDSNYARHETYVNEHGIKNVVFTGFISDEQLRWMYENTAVYCFPSLSEGFGLPGLEAMLHGAPVASSTATCLPETHGDAAHYFDPFNVEDIAKSIDDILSDNKLRNELVKKGKKHVKTFSWQRMAEQTLAVYEKYGRKS; this is encoded by the coding sequence GTGAAAATCGTAATTGACGCCCGAACATTAAGGACTAGTACTGGTCGGTACATCGAACGACTGATTCATTATTTGCAGAAAATTGACAATAAAAACGATTATGTTATTCTGCTCAAGCCAAAAGACTTCGATGGTTGGCAACCAAGCAATTCGCGCTTTAAAAAAGTCATTTGCCCCTATAAAGAATACACTTTCGCCGAGCAAATCGGCTTTAAAAAACAACTTGAAAGTCTCCATCCAGACTTAGTTCATTTTGCGATGGTGCAGCAGCCTGTTTGGTATAATTCCAGCCCAGTTGTTACTACGATGCAAGATTTAACCACTGTGAGGTTTAAGAATCCAGATAAAAATCCTGTCGTTTTCTGGATTAAGCAGCAAATTTATAAATGGGTCAATAAAAAAGTTGCGAAAAAATCTTCGCATATCATCACAATTTCTAACTTCGTAAAAAATGATTTGATTAAATTCACCGGCGTAAACCCAGAGAAAATTACTGTAACTTTGGAGTCTGCAGACGAACTGCCAAAAGGCAACGAACCTGTTGACGAGCTGATTGGTAAAAAATTCATTATGTATATCGGTAGACCAACGCCACATAAAAACCTTCGACGGCTAATTGACGCGTTTGCCTTGTTGCAGGAAAAATATCCAGATTTAACACTGGCTTTGGCAGGTAAAAAAGATAGCAATTATGCTCGCCACGAGACATATGTAAATGAGCACGGAATTAAAAACGTCGTGTTTACCGGCTTTATATCAGATGAGCAATTGCGCTGGATGTATGAAAATACGGCAGTTTATTGCTTCCCTTCACTCAGTGAAGGATTTGGCTTGCCAGGACTAGAGGCAATGTTACACGGCGCGCCAGTCGCTTCGAGCACAGCTACTTGCCTACCGGAAACCCACGGTGATGCTGCTCACTATTTTGATCCTTTCAATGTCGAGGATATAGCAAAATCAATTGACGACATCTTATCTGACAACAAATTACGCAATGAACTAGTTAAAAAAGGCAAGAAACACGTTAAGACATTTTCATGGCAGCGTATGGCCGAGCAAACTTTGGCTGTATATGAAAAATATGGTCGGAAAAGTTGA
- a CDS encoding glycosyltransferase, with protein sequence MSKPKIAIVHDWIYGGGAEKVVLEIHKLYPDAPIYTSFCSDEWRERLDNKVVTGYLQRWPFSKIRRLLPLLRQWWFAKLDLSEFDIIISSSGNGEAKFVRKSRPDQLHICYCHTPTHFYWRHYDEYIKRPSFRPQWLARLGLKTLVRPLKKRDFNAAQQVDVFIANSTGIQADIEEFYKRKSTVIFPPIDVSSFSPLAKNRKQTSIPKKPRCLIWGRIVPMKRLDIAIKACQKLGWQLDIIGKGPDVDNLKNIADKHTNFLGFVDNATREKYIKKADLFIFCSHEDFGIAPVEALASGIPVVAYEAGGALDYIKPEKNGWFFSEQTDSSLIKTLEKLPGKKVSPTKISATANEFSAAIFHKAIKNIVDKSWKEHYRENRN encoded by the coding sequence ATGAGTAAGCCAAAAATTGCCATAGTTCACGATTGGATTTACGGCGGCGGAGCCGAAAAGGTCGTTTTGGAAATTCACAAATTGTACCCAGATGCACCAATTTACACTTCTTTTTGTAGCGATGAATGGCGAGAAAGGTTAGACAATAAAGTCGTTACTGGCTATTTACAGCGATGGCCGTTTTCAAAAATCCGACGATTATTGCCGCTTCTTCGACAGTGGTGGTTTGCTAAGCTTGATCTTAGCGAATTTGACATTATCATCTCCAGTTCGGGAAATGGTGAGGCAAAATTCGTCCGCAAATCCAGACCAGATCAACTTCATATTTGCTATTGCCACACGCCAACACATTTTTATTGGCGACACTACGACGAATACATCAAACGACCAAGTTTTCGCCCACAATGGCTGGCGCGCCTAGGCTTAAAAACCCTAGTCCGACCACTGAAAAAACGAGATTTTAACGCCGCTCAGCAAGTTGATGTTTTTATCGCCAACTCTACGGGAATTCAGGCTGACATTGAAGAGTTTTATAAACGAAAAAGTACGGTTATTTTTCCGCCAATTGACGTATCGAGCTTTTCGCCGCTTGCTAAAAATCGCAAGCAAACGTCCATCCCAAAAAAACCTCGCTGCCTGATTTGGGGGCGAATTGTGCCAATGAAACGGCTTGACATTGCTATTAAAGCTTGTCAGAAACTTGGCTGGCAATTAGATATTATTGGAAAAGGTCCAGATGTTGATAATCTAAAAAATATCGCCGATAAACATACTAATTTCTTAGGATTTGTCGATAATGCCACACGAGAAAAATATATTAAAAAAGCAGATTTGTTTATTTTTTGTTCACACGAAGATTTTGGAATCGCGCCAGTTGAAGCGTTGGCGTCTGGTATTCCAGTGGTTGCGTATGAAGCTGGCGGCGCGCTTGATTATATAAAACCCGAAAAAAACGGCTGGTTCTTTTCTGAGCAAACAGATTCTTCATTGATAAAAACCTTAGAGAAACTTCCTGGTAAAAAAGTTTCACCAACAAAAATCTCAGCCACAGCCAACGAATTTTCAGCTGCAATTTTTCATAAAGCGATAAAAAATATAGTTGATAAATCATGGAAGGAACATTATCGTGAAAATCGTAATTGA
- a CDS encoding sugar transferase: MRKKSDFYFKIALVILDILALLSAFTIAYILRISLDPRPFHISINAIDFITSIFMTLPLWIVMFYFFGLYDREIYTHPLRNFGRILLASITGIMIMISVTFFTNTPLFPAKLVAVYATGIGFILLMIFRSAANIVRLKLLKRGLGARRVVLIGNCDLTHVLADFIETNPLTGFKISGIVAQTQFIPIELKKLRRSSLESALTMDKIDVIIQTDSKNVSEHYQIAQKHYLDFYQAPEFDGIMTTKHTIDIIDSVPLIHTHPTPLMGYGRIVKRIMDIIGGTAGIIIASPIMLLVAIAVKISDPAGPILMHGKQQKRLTRYNRPFKVYKFRSHYAKFDGKTDEEVFRMVGKPELIEEYRKNGDKLDHDFRVTPVGRFIRRFSLDELPQLFNVVRGDISLVGPRALVPHELSAYDKKHVLLAVKSGLTGLAVVSGRRSISFEERRRIDLYYVQNWSLWLDITILLKTCLVIFQKDN; the protein is encoded by the coding sequence ATGCGGAAAAAGTCTGATTTTTACTTCAAAATTGCTCTGGTCATTCTTGATATCTTAGCTTTATTAAGTGCATTTACTATTGCCTATATTTTGCGAATTTCCCTAGACCCTAGACCATTCCATATCAGCATTAATGCTATAGATTTTATTACCTCAATTTTTATGACGTTGCCGTTGTGGATCGTGATGTTCTATTTCTTTGGCTTATACGACCGAGAGATTTACACGCACCCATTGCGAAACTTTGGACGAATACTTTTGGCATCAATCACTGGAATTATGATAATGATTTCCGTGACGTTCTTTACCAACACTCCGTTATTCCCAGCCAAGCTTGTCGCGGTTTACGCCACCGGAATTGGCTTCATCTTACTAATGATTTTCCGCAGCGCCGCCAATATTGTTCGCCTGAAGCTATTAAAGCGCGGTTTGGGTGCGCGTCGTGTTGTATTAATTGGCAATTGTGATTTAACTCACGTTCTGGCTGATTTCATAGAAACCAATCCGTTAACTGGTTTTAAGATTAGCGGAATTGTTGCGCAAACCCAGTTCATTCCTATTGAATTAAAAAAGCTTCGACGCTCGTCATTAGAATCGGCGCTCACCATGGATAAAATTGATGTTATCATCCAAACCGACTCAAAAAACGTTAGCGAACATTATCAAATTGCCCAGAAACATTATCTGGATTTTTATCAAGCGCCGGAATTCGACGGAATTATGACCACCAAACACACTATTGATATCATCGACTCCGTGCCGCTAATTCACACTCATCCGACACCGTTAATGGGCTATGGGCGAATTGTTAAGCGAATTATGGATATTATCGGTGGAACAGCTGGGATTATCATCGCCTCGCCAATTATGCTTTTGGTGGCAATTGCCGTAAAAATCAGCGACCCAGCGGGACCGATTTTAATGCACGGTAAACAGCAAAAACGCCTCACTCGTTACAATCGACCGTTTAAGGTCTATAAATTCCGCTCGCATTACGCAAAGTTTGACGGCAAAACCGACGAAGAAGTGTTTCGAATGGTAGGTAAGCCTGAGCTAATTGAAGAATACCGCAAAAACGGCGATAAGCTTGATCATGATTTTCGTGTAACGCCAGTTGGTCGATTTATTCGTCGATTTAGCCTTGATGAATTGCCACAATTATTCAACGTCGTTAGGGGAGATATCAGCCTAGTCGGACCGCGAGCGCTGGTGCCACACGAGTTAAGCGCCTACGACAAAAAACACGTTTTATTAGCGGTCAAATCAGGACTCACTGGACTGGCTGTAGTTTCTGGTCGACGCAGCATCAGCTTTGAAGAACGGCGACGAATTGACTTATATTATGTTCAAAACTGGAGTCTCTGGCTGGACATCACGATTTTATTAAAAACCTGCTTGGTTATTTTCCAGAAAGATAATTAA
- a CDS encoding O-antigen ligase family protein gives MAKKYINDIRFWLLAIIIFGGGFALHPSVGLSILDFPSLRVGLYQIVAVSLLLFSLPLLLKKRQELLKNRWLIGGFLAIFIAIVVGIFFAEARLRTALYSLSLLFLLAVGLSAGLIYGELSKSEKRKLIRIGLWSGLVFGILAIIQLVVATFEPTGFGTLCAGCKADVFGFPRINLFAAEPQFFANSLLPAFFIALFQSKSRLAKFSLFFTTLAISLTFSRGGFLAIFLAITALLIIAFIKRIDASFIRKKLPIIFAGLLFGFTLLFSSANIRYANTPFIAHNTFVSMVDQLSLGKIKIPQKSITKNLSPKPAENVPSSNNSFQPAGFVEASANDRLSASDLAVKSWLSSPRTFFFGVGLGNLGNFIQKHLHVNVPADQTVYVFYILLLSGLGIVGLFTLLIAPLTITFFAIKNIRKIKAQFILSLTIAMFVHFWFFGSFINTIHCFAIIGIFLYNYPRDYAEKV, from the coding sequence ATGGCAAAAAAATATATTAACGACATTCGATTCTGGCTATTGGCTATTATTATTTTTGGCGGCGGCTTCGCCCTGCATCCCAGCGTCGGCTTATCAATTCTGGATTTCCCGTCACTGCGCGTAGGATTATACCAAATCGTTGCCGTAAGCCTATTGTTATTCTCCTTGCCATTACTACTTAAAAAACGCCAAGAATTACTGAAAAACCGATGGCTAATCGGCGGATTTTTGGCAATTTTTATCGCCATCGTCGTCGGCATATTTTTCGCAGAAGCGCGCCTGCGCACCGCGTTATATTCGTTATCGCTATTATTCCTACTCGCCGTCGGATTATCCGCTGGCTTAATTTACGGCGAATTGTCAAAATCAGAAAAACGTAAACTCATCAGAATCGGATTATGGAGCGGACTAGTTTTTGGGATTTTAGCAATCATTCAGCTCGTCGTCGCCACTTTTGAGCCAACAGGATTTGGTACGCTTTGCGCTGGCTGTAAAGCCGACGTTTTTGGATTTCCACGAATCAATTTATTCGCCGCCGAACCGCAATTCTTCGCCAATTCTCTACTTCCAGCATTCTTCATTGCGCTATTTCAATCAAAATCTCGCTTAGCCAAATTTAGCCTATTTTTCACGACTCTTGCCATATCTTTAACATTTTCTCGTGGCGGATTTTTGGCAATTTTTCTAGCCATCACAGCCTTATTGATAATCGCTTTCATAAAACGAATTGACGCATCTTTTATTCGTAAAAAACTTCCAATCATCTTCGCTGGATTACTATTTGGATTCACCTTATTATTCTCGTCAGCCAACATTAGATATGCCAATACGCCTTTCATTGCGCACAATACCTTCGTCAGTATGGTCGATCAATTATCTCTCGGGAAAATTAAGATTCCGCAAAAATCCATCACCAAAAATCTGTCACCAAAACCCGCCGAAAACGTTCCGTCAAGCAACAATTCTTTCCAGCCTGCCGGTTTTGTTGAAGCTTCCGCCAACGACAGACTTAGCGCTAGTGACCTGGCCGTAAAATCCTGGCTATCATCGCCACGAACGTTCTTCTTCGGCGTCGGGCTCGGCAACCTTGGAAATTTCATCCAAAAACACCTTCACGTAAACGTCCCAGCGGACCAAACAGTCTACGTTTTTTATATATTATTACTCAGCGGCTTAGGAATTGTTGGACTATTTACTCTTCTAATCGCCCCATTGACGATTACATTTTTTGCCATAAAAAATATCCGTAAAATTAAAGCTCAATTTATCTTATCTCTAACCATCGCGATGTTTGTGCATTTCTGGTTTTTTGGCAGTTTTATAAATACGATTCATTGTTTTGCTATAATCGGCATATTTTTGTATAATTACCCCAGAGATTATGCGGAAAAAGTCTGA
- a CDS encoding LexA family protein, which translates to MKLTKKQKIMLDFIDGFIKGNGYSPTLREIMRALGYKSVSTVAKHVDNLVAAGFLEKQDGEVRSLTLSSEKKEVWWQNLAKEIKKREAEDDEKSRSEVEILKKALEIVRQ; encoded by the coding sequence ATGAAACTGACGAAAAAGCAAAAAATAATGTTGGATTTTATCGATGGGTTTATAAAGGGCAATGGCTACAGTCCGACGCTTCGGGAAATTATGCGCGCCTTGGGTTATAAATCGGTGTCGACGGTAGCAAAACACGTTGATAATTTGGTGGCTGCGGGGTTTTTGGAGAAGCAGGACGGCGAAGTTAGGTCTTTGACGCTGAGTAGTGAGAAAAAAGAAGTTTGGTGGCAGAATTTAGCGAAAGAAATTAAGAAGAGAGAAGCTGAAGATGACGAAAAATCACGCTCGGAAGTGGAGATTTTAAAAAAAGCATTGGAAATTGTCCGTCAGTAA